One Halanaerobiales bacterium genomic window carries:
- a CDS encoding TetR/AcrR family transcriptional regulator C-terminal domain-containing protein — IILFQLKLFSENPLMTAITFQEEIFREYPEIWSKFNSHREKREELIKNIIKAGKEKGEIKDSIDSESFSTIFMGTIRMTVIKWRGSNFEYSILKKGEEIIKQLEYFLKKR; from the coding sequence ATTATTTTGTTTCAATTGAAATTATTTTCCGAAAATCCATTAATGACTGCTATTACTTTTCAGGAAGAAATATTTAGAGAATATCCAGAAATTTGGAGTAAATTTAATAGTCATCGTGAAAAAAGAGAAGAACTTATTAAAAATATTATAAAGGCTGGAAAGGAAAAAGGTGAAATAAAAGATTCAATTGATTCTGAAAGTTTTAGTACTATCTTTATGGGAACTATAAGGATGACTGTTATCAAATGGAGAGGAAGCAATTTTGAATATTCCATTTTAAAAAAAGGCGAAGAAATAATTAAACAATTAGAATATTTTTTGAAAAAGAGGTGA